The Accipiter gentilis chromosome 7, bAccGen1.1, whole genome shotgun sequence genome includes a region encoding these proteins:
- the VPS45 gene encoding vacuolar protein sorting-associated protein 45 isoform X2: protein MNAVLAVKQYVSKMIEDSGPGMKVLLMDRETTGIVSMVYTQSEILQKEVYLFERLDSANREAMKHLKAICFLRPTKENVEFLIQELRRPKYSIYFIYFSNVISKSDVKSLAEADEQEVVAEVQEFYGDYIAVNPHVFSLNLLGCCQGRSWDPAQLSRTTQGLTALLLSLKKCPMIRYQLSSESAKRLAECVKQVITKEYELFDFRRTEVPPLLLILDRSDDAITPLLNQWTYQAMVHELLGINNNRIDLSRVPGISKDLREVVLSAENDEFYANNMYLNFAEIGSNIKNLMEDFQRRKPKEQQKLESIADMKAFVENYPQFKKMSGTVSKHVTVVGELSRLVGEQNLLEVSEVEQELACQNDHSSALQNVRRLLQNPKVTEFDAARLVMLYALHYERHSSNSLPGLITDLKNRGVSEKYRKLVSAVVEYGGKRVRGSDLFNPKDAVAITKQFLKGLKGVENVYTQHQPLLHETLDQLIKGKLKDSQYPYLGPNTLRDRPQDIIVFIIGGATYEEALTVYNLNRTNPGVRIVLGGTTIHNTKSRKRGEI from the exons aTGAACGCGGTGCTGGCTGTCAAGCAGTACGTGTCCAAGATGATCGAGGACAGCGGGCCGGGCATGAAGGTGCTCCTCATGGACCGGGAGACg ACCGGTATCGTGAGCATGGTGTACACGCAGTCCGAGATCCTGCAGAAGGAGGTGTACCTCTTCGAGCGTCTCGATTCTGCCAACAGGGAGGCCATGAAGCACCTGAAGGCCATCTGCTTCCTTCGGCCCACCAAG GAGAACGTGGAGTTCCTCATCCAGGAGCTGCGGAGGCCAAAGTACAGCATCTATTTCATTT atttcagtAACGTGATCAGTAAGAGTGATGTCAAATCATTAGCTGAGGCTGATGAACAGGAAGTTGTGGCTGAAGTTCAG GAGTTCTATGGCGATTACATTGCAGTGAATCCACATGTTTTTTCTCTCAACCTCTTGGGCTGCTGCCAG GGTCGCAGCTGGGATCCAGCTCAGCTGTCCCGGACAACTCAAGGGCTGACTGCTCTGCTTTTGTCTCTGAAGAAATGCCCCATGATTCGGTACCAGCTCTCCTCTGAGTCGGCAAAGAGGCTTGCTGAATGTGTGAAG CAAGTAATCACTAAAGAGTACGAGCTGTTTGACTTTCGGCGCACTGAGGTTCCTCCTTTACTTCTTATTCTGGACCGGTCTGACGATGCCATCACCCCACTTCTGAACCAG TGGACATACCAGGCTATGGTTCACGAATTGCTGGGGATTAACAACAACCGCATCGACCTCTCTCGGGTACCGGGGATAAGCAAGGATCTCCGAGAGGTGGTCTTGTCTGCCGAGAATGACGAGTTCTACGCCAAT AACATGTACCTGAACTTTGCAGAGATTGGCAGTAACATCAAGAATCTTATGGAGGATTTCCAGAGGAGGAAACCTaaggagcagcagaagctggaATCCATAGCAGATATGAAG GCATTTGTGGAGAATTACCCGCAGTTCAAGAAGATGTCAGGCACAGTATCGAAGCACGTGACAGTAGTGGGAGAGCTCTCTCGACTGGTTGGTGAGCAGAACCTGCTGGAGGTGTCTGAAGTAGAGCAGGAACTGGCCTGCCAGAATGACCATTCCAGTGCTCTTCAG AATGTGCGACGTCTCCTGCAGAACCCCAAGGTGACAGAGTTTGACGCTGCCCGGCTGGTGATGCTTTATGCCCTGCACTATGAGCGGCACAGCAGCAATAGCCTGCCAGGGTTGATCACAGATCTCAAGAACAGGGGTGTGTCAGAGAAATACCGAAAG CTAGTGTCTGCTGTTGTGGAGTATGGAGGGAAACGGGTCCGGGGCAGTGACCTGTTCAATCCCAAGGATGCTGTAGCCATCACCAAACAATTCCTCAAAGGACTGAAG GGTGTTGAGAATGTGTATACGCAACACCAGCCTCTTCTTCACGAAACACTAGATCAGCTCATCAAAGGAAAACTCAAGGACAGCCAGTACCCCTACCTGGGTCCCAACACTCTCCGTGACAG GCCCCAAGATATTATTGTGTTCATCATTGGAGGGGCAACTTACGAAGAGGCACTGACTGTCTATAACCTTAACCGCACCAACCCGGGCGTCCGGATCGTCCTAGGTGGGACCACCATCCACAACACAAAAAG CAGGAAGCGTGGTGAAATCTAA
- the VPS45 gene encoding vacuolar protein sorting-associated protein 45 isoform X1 yields the protein MNAVLAVKQYVSKMIEDSGPGMKVLLMDRETTGIVSMVYTQSEILQKEVYLFERLDSANREAMKHLKAICFLRPTKENVEFLIQELRRPKYSIYFIYFSNVISKSDVKSLAEADEQEVVAEVQEFYGDYIAVNPHVFSLNLLGCCQGRSWDPAQLSRTTQGLTALLLSLKKCPMIRYQLSSESAKRLAECVKQVITKEYELFDFRRTEVPPLLLILDRSDDAITPLLNQWTYQAMVHELLGINNNRIDLSRVPGISKDLREVVLSAENDEFYANNMYLNFAEIGSNIKNLMEDFQRRKPKEQQKLESIADMKAFVENYPQFKKMSGTVSKHVTVVGELSRLVGEQNLLEVSEVEQELACQNDHSSALQNVRRLLQNPKVTEFDAARLVMLYALHYERHSSNSLPGLITDLKNRGVSEKYRKLVSAVVEYGGKRVRGSDLFNPKDAVAITKQFLKGLKGVENVYTQHQPLLHETLDQLIKGKLKDSQYPYLGPNTLRDRPQDIIVFIIGGATYEEALTVYNLNRTNPGVRIVLGGTTIHNTKSFLEEVTASGFRGRTTESSQVTPRSSSRR from the exons aTGAACGCGGTGCTGGCTGTCAAGCAGTACGTGTCCAAGATGATCGAGGACAGCGGGCCGGGCATGAAGGTGCTCCTCATGGACCGGGAGACg ACCGGTATCGTGAGCATGGTGTACACGCAGTCCGAGATCCTGCAGAAGGAGGTGTACCTCTTCGAGCGTCTCGATTCTGCCAACAGGGAGGCCATGAAGCACCTGAAGGCCATCTGCTTCCTTCGGCCCACCAAG GAGAACGTGGAGTTCCTCATCCAGGAGCTGCGGAGGCCAAAGTACAGCATCTATTTCATTT atttcagtAACGTGATCAGTAAGAGTGATGTCAAATCATTAGCTGAGGCTGATGAACAGGAAGTTGTGGCTGAAGTTCAG GAGTTCTATGGCGATTACATTGCAGTGAATCCACATGTTTTTTCTCTCAACCTCTTGGGCTGCTGCCAG GGTCGCAGCTGGGATCCAGCTCAGCTGTCCCGGACAACTCAAGGGCTGACTGCTCTGCTTTTGTCTCTGAAGAAATGCCCCATGATTCGGTACCAGCTCTCCTCTGAGTCGGCAAAGAGGCTTGCTGAATGTGTGAAG CAAGTAATCACTAAAGAGTACGAGCTGTTTGACTTTCGGCGCACTGAGGTTCCTCCTTTACTTCTTATTCTGGACCGGTCTGACGATGCCATCACCCCACTTCTGAACCAG TGGACATACCAGGCTATGGTTCACGAATTGCTGGGGATTAACAACAACCGCATCGACCTCTCTCGGGTACCGGGGATAAGCAAGGATCTCCGAGAGGTGGTCTTGTCTGCCGAGAATGACGAGTTCTACGCCAAT AACATGTACCTGAACTTTGCAGAGATTGGCAGTAACATCAAGAATCTTATGGAGGATTTCCAGAGGAGGAAACCTaaggagcagcagaagctggaATCCATAGCAGATATGAAG GCATTTGTGGAGAATTACCCGCAGTTCAAGAAGATGTCAGGCACAGTATCGAAGCACGTGACAGTAGTGGGAGAGCTCTCTCGACTGGTTGGTGAGCAGAACCTGCTGGAGGTGTCTGAAGTAGAGCAGGAACTGGCCTGCCAGAATGACCATTCCAGTGCTCTTCAG AATGTGCGACGTCTCCTGCAGAACCCCAAGGTGACAGAGTTTGACGCTGCCCGGCTGGTGATGCTTTATGCCCTGCACTATGAGCGGCACAGCAGCAATAGCCTGCCAGGGTTGATCACAGATCTCAAGAACAGGGGTGTGTCAGAGAAATACCGAAAG CTAGTGTCTGCTGTTGTGGAGTATGGAGGGAAACGGGTCCGGGGCAGTGACCTGTTCAATCCCAAGGATGCTGTAGCCATCACCAAACAATTCCTCAAAGGACTGAAG GGTGTTGAGAATGTGTATACGCAACACCAGCCTCTTCTTCACGAAACACTAGATCAGCTCATCAAAGGAAAACTCAAGGACAGCCAGTACCCCTACCTGGGTCCCAACACTCTCCGTGACAG GCCCCAAGATATTATTGTGTTCATCATTGGAGGGGCAACTTACGAAGAGGCACTGACTGTCTATAACCTTAACCGCACCAACCCGGGCGTCCGGATCGTCCTAGGTGGGACCACCATCCACAACACAAAAAG cttccttgaggaAGTTACAGCTTCAGGGTTCCGTGGCCGAACTACCGAGAGCTCTCAAGTTACACCAAGGTCAAGCAGCAGACGGTAA